GTATTTGGTGATTTATTTGGTGATTACTCATACAAAAGAAAGAAAAGACCGCAGAAAGGCGAAGATATTAGCATCAACCTGACGATAGACTTTAAAGAAGCTGTATTCGGTGCAAAAAAAGAGATAAGAATCAAACGAAGAAGAACATGTCCAAAGTGTAATGGAACGGGTGCCGACAAAAACGGCATACAGATGTGCCCATACTGTCATGGAACAGGTGAGATAGCATACTCTCAAGGTTTTTTATCAGTTAGAAGGGTTTGCCCTAAATGTAATGGCACTGGAAGAATAATAACAAAAAAGTGCAGCGAATGTGGTGGAACAGGCTATGTTTATGATGAAGAAAGACTCCAGATAAACATAAAACAGGGCATAGACGATGGCGATATTATAAGGGTTCAAGGATTAGGTAATAAAGGCATAAATGGTGGACCAAACGGCGACTTGTATATTTATGTTCATGTTAAAGAGCATGAGTTTTTCAAAAGAAAAGGCAGAGATATTATCGTCGAAGTGCCAATCTCAATAACGCAGGCAGCCTTAGGAACAACGATAAAGGTTCCAACAATCTGGGGAGAAACAGAACTAACAATCCCGCCAGGCACACAACATGGAGATACATTCATCCTAAAACACAGAGGCGTCGAATTAAACGGAGAAAAGGGTAAACAGATAGTAAAAATCAAAGTCATAATACCCAAAAAACTATCAAAAAGACAGAAAGAGCTACTCGAAGAGTTTGCAAAAGAGTCAGGTGAAACTATCAACTATCAAGATTCGCTATTCAAAAAGGTGAAAAACCTATTCAAATGAGCATAGATGTAGTCTCACTGCCTTTAATTGGTGCTTTCATAGGATACTTCACAAACTATGTAGCAATAAAAATGCTCTTCTATCCAAAAAAACCATATTATATTGGCAAAGTCAGAGTGCCGTTTACGCCGGGATTAATCCCGAAAAAAAGAGACGAAATCATAGAGAAGATAGCCGATGTCGTTGAGAAAAAGATTATAAATAAGGATGAACTAATACGATACATTTATTCAAAGAGAAACAGAATATTCCTGTATGATTACACAGATAAACTTCTAAATGAACTACTTGAAAAAAAGCTATCTTCGTTAAACATCCCATACAAAAAATTCACACCAATCATAGAAAGCTTAATAGAAGAAAAATTAAAACCGCTCATTGATGAGAAAATATCAGACATTACACTTGATATAAATTACATAACTTACAATGCCTTTTTACTGATAGACAAAACTGAAACAGTAGAGAGTTTGATTGGAAGTAAAACAAAAGAGAAGATAAACTCAAATATAGAGATTCTCTCAATAGAAGCGCTAAATAGACTATCCGATAGCTTAGATGACCCAAAAATAAAAGAGATTATCAGAAAAAAAATTGTTGAATCTTTGGATTCATACATCGATGAGTCTAACATACTAACGGCAAGCTTCGTCTCCATGCTTGCACCACTAATCGAAGAAAACGACAGAATCATAGAGATAATCATAGAGAAACTTCAAGCTCTTCTCAAGGATAAAGAGATAAAAAAGCGTGTTGTAAAAAGCATAAAAGAGTCAATGGATGAGAACATTTTTAAACTCAATTTAGAAGAGTTTTTAATAAAATACACGGGCAACAACTTAGAAGATACAAGAAAACTATTAACAGAAAAACTTGATAGCATCATAGATAACCTAAATCTAAAAGAAAAGATAAAAAACGAGATATTAAAACTATTGGATAGTAAAAAACTCGCAAGAAAATCCATAGCATTTTTAAAATTGAATATGTCTAAGATTAGCTTTGGAGATGTTATAGAGTTTATCAATCCGAAATTTAAAAAGAAAATGTCAAGATACATAATAAACAATCTGCTGATTATTATAAAGGGACAGAGTCAAAAGATATTCGACTTCAGCATATCCGAGAATGCAAAAAAGAAACTAAAGAGCCTTGATATAGGACAAGTTGAAGAGATTGTTTTAAACATAAGCAAAGAGCAGTTTAAATACATAAACCTATTTGGCGGCATTTTAGGATTCTTAATAGGCATAATAGAACTCATATTGAGGTGATAAAAATGAGCGAAAGCTTTGACAGGCTTGTCAATATCGTAAAACGATTAAGGTCTCCGAATGGTTGTCCATGGGATAGGAAACAGACGCTTTACTCCCTAAAACAGAATGTAATAGAAGAAGTATTC
This genomic stretch from Hippea alviniae EP5-r harbors:
- the dnaJ gene encoding molecular chaperone DnaJ, with amino-acid sequence MKDYYEILGVSRDATEEEIKKRFRELAIKYHPDRNPDNKEAEEKFKEINEAYSVLSDPKKRAQYDQFGTVGDADFSANYDFGSVFEDLFEDLSSVFGDLFGDYSYKRKKRPQKGEDISINLTIDFKEAVFGAKKEIRIKRRRTCPKCNGTGADKNGIQMCPYCHGTGEIAYSQGFLSVRRVCPKCNGTGRIITKKCSECGGTGYVYDEERLQINIKQGIDDGDIIRVQGLGNKGINGGPNGDLYIYVHVKEHEFFKRKGRDIIVEVPISITQAALGTTIKVPTIWGETELTIPPGTQHGDTFILKHRGVELNGEKGKQIVKIKVIIPKKLSKRQKELLEEFAKESGETINYQDSLFKKVKNLFK
- a CDS encoding DUF445 family protein, which codes for MSIDVVSLPLIGAFIGYFTNYVAIKMLFYPKKPYYIGKVRVPFTPGLIPKKRDEIIEKIADVVEKKIINKDELIRYIYSKRNRIFLYDYTDKLLNELLEKKLSSLNIPYKKFTPIIESLIEEKLKPLIDEKISDITLDINYITYNAFLLIDKTETVESLIGSKTKEKINSNIEILSIEALNRLSDSLDDPKIKEIIRKKIVESLDSYIDESNILTASFVSMLAPLIEENDRIIEIIIEKLQALLKDKEIKKRVVKSIKESMDENIFKLNLEEFLIKYTGNNLEDTRKLLTEKLDSIIDNLNLKEKIKNEILKLLDSKKLARKSIAFLKLNMSKISFGDVIEFINPKFKKKMSRYIINNLLIIIKGQSQKIFDFSISENAKKKLKSLDIGQVEEIVLNISKEQFKYINLFGGILGFLIGIIELILR